In the genome of Xenopus laevis strain J_2021 chromosome 1S, Xenopus_laevis_v10.1, whole genome shotgun sequence, one region contains:
- the ugdh.S gene encoding UDP-glucose dehydrogenase (The RefSeq protein has 1 substitution compared to this genomic sequence), translating to MFQIKKICCIGAGYVGGPTCSVIAQMCPDIKVTVVDVNQARINAWNSDTLPIYEPGLKEVVESCRGKNLFYSTDIDGAIQEADLVFISVNTPTKTYGMGKGRAADLKYIEACARRIVQNSNGYKIVTEKSTVPVRAAESIRRIFDANTKPDLNLQVLSNPEFLAEGTAIKDLKNPDRVLIGGDETPEGQKAVRALCDVYEHWVPSEKIITTNTWSSELSKLAANAFLAQRISSINSISALCEATGADVEEVARAIGMDQRIGNKFLKASVGFGGSCFQKDVLNLVYLCEVLNLHEVAKYWQQVIDMNDYQRRRFTTRIIDCLFNTVTDKKIALLGFAFKKDTGDTRESSSIYISKYLMDEGAKLHIYDPKVPREQIITDLSQPGVAADDRVSQLVHISTDLYEACENAHAMVICTEWDMFKELDFNRIHRMMLKPAFIFDGRRVLDELHGELQNIGFQVETIGKKVASKRIPFTPTADIPKFGLQDLPHKKQRV from the exons ATGTTTCAGATTAAGAAGATTTGCTGCATTGGTGCAGGTTATGTTGGGGGTCCAACATGCAGCGTGATTGCCCAAATGTGTCCTGATATCAAAGTCACCGTGGTTGATGTGAATCAAGCAAGGATCAATGCATGGAATTCAGACACACTCCCAATTTATGAG ccTGGGTTGAAAGAAGTAGTTGAGTCCTGCAGAGGCAAGAATCTGTTTTACTCTACAGATATAGACGGAGCTATACAGGAAGCTGACCTTGTGTTTATCTCT GTCAACACTCCAACAAAAACCTACGGCATGGGAAAAGGCCGGGCAGCggatcttaaatatattgaagcCTGTGCCAGAAGGATTGTCCAAAACTCAAATGGCTACAAAATTGTAACTGAAAAGAGCACAGTGCCAGTACGAGCTGCAGAGAGCATTCGGCGGATATTTGATGCCAACACAAAGCCCGATCTAAATTTACAG GTGCTGTCTAACCCAGAATTCCTTGCAGAGGGAACTGCTATCAAGGATCTGAAAAACCCAGACCGGGTGTTAATTGGTGGAGATGAGACACCTGAGGGTCAAAAAGCCGTGCGTGCACTATGTGACGTTTATGAGCACTGGGTACCCTCAGAAAAAATTATTACAACCAATACTTGGTCATCAGAATTATCAAAATTG GCAGCCAATGCTTTCCTTGCCCAGAGAATCAGCAGTATTAACTCAATTAGTGCCCTTTGTGAGGCTACAGGAGCAGATGTGGAGGAAGTTGCTAGAGCTATTGGAATGGACCAAAGAATAGGAAACAAGTTCCTTAAAGCTAGTGTTG GATTTGGTGGTAGCTGTTTCCAAAAGGATGTCTTGAACCTGGTGTATCTGTGTGAAGTTTTGAACCTGCATGAAGTGGCAAAATACTGGCAACAG GTTATTGATATGAACGACTATCAGAGGAGAAGGTTTACTACAAGGATTATCGATTGCCTGTTTAACACTGTCACAGACAAGAAGATTGCTCTCCTTGGTTTTGCATTTAAGAAAGACACTGGTGATACTAG AGAATCTTCCAGTATCTATATTAGCAAATACCTCATGGATGAAGGTGCAAAGCTGCACATTTATGATCCCAAAGTTCCAAGGGAGCAAATAATAACGGACCTGTCTCAACCTGGAGTAGCAGCGGATGACAGAG TGTCCCAGCTGGTTCACATTTCTACGGATTTATATGAAGCCTGTGAGAATGCTCATGCTATGGTTATCTGCACCGAATGGGATATGTTTAAG GAGCTGGACTTTAATAGAATCCACAGAATGATGTTGAAGCCAGCATTTATTTTTGATGGGAGACGTGTTCTTGATGAACTTCATGGCGAGCTGCAAAATATTGGCTTTCAG gtggAAACCATTGGGAAAAAAGTTGCTTCCAAGAGGATCCCATTTACGCCTACAGCAGATATTCCCAAATTCAGTTTGCAAGACCTGCCTCATAAGAAACAAAGAGTTTAA